The sequence below is a genomic window from Streptomyces sudanensis.
CGGCCCGTGCGCCTCCACTCCACGTGCTGCGGGGGGATCTCCTCCAGGAACCGCGACGGCGGGTTGTAGGCGGGCTGGCCCCAGGCGCTGCGCATCGACGAACGGGTCAGGTAGAGGCGCTCCCGGGCACGCGTGATGCCCACGTAGGCGAGGCGGCGCTCCTCCTCCAGCTCCTTGGTCTGGCCGAGGGCCCGCATGTGCGGGAAGACCCCGTCCTCCAGCCCCGTCAGGAACACCACCGGGAACTCCAGCCCCTTGGCGGTGTGCAGTGTCATCAGTGTGATGACGCCGTCGCCGTCCTCGTCGCCGTCGGGGATCTGGTCGGAGTCCGCGACGAGGGCGACCTGCTCCAGGAACTCGGCGAGCGTGCCCGTCCCCTCGTCCTCCCCGCGCCCCTGCTCGAACTCCATGGCCACGGCCGCGAGTTCCTGCAGGTTCTCGATCCGCGTCTCGTCCTGGGGGTCCGTCGACGCCTGGAGTTCCGCGAGGTACCCGGTGCGCTCCAGGACCGCCTCCAGCACGACGGCCGGACCGGCGCCCGACTCGACGACCGTGCGCAGGTCCTCCATCAGCGTGTTGAACCGCTTCACCGCGTTCGTCGAGCGTGCCGCCATGCCGTACGCCTCGTCGACGCGCTTCAACGCCTGCGGGAAGGTGATCCTCTCGCGCAGGGCGAGTGCCTCGATCATGGCTTCGGCACGCTCGCCGATGCCGCGCTTGGGCACGTTGAGGATGCGGCGCAGGGGGACGGCGTCCTCCGGGTTGGCCAGGACGCGCAGGTACGCGAGGACGTCGCGGACCTCCTTGCGCTCGTAGAAGCGGACGCCGCCGACGACCTTGTAGGGAAGGCCGACGCGGATGAAGACCTCCTCGAAGACGCGGGACTGGGCGTTGGTCCGGTAGAAGACGGCGACGTCGCCCGCCCTGGCCTCGCCCGCGTCGGTGAGGCGGTCGATCTCGTCGGCGACGAACTGCGCCTCGTCGTGTTCCGTGTCCGCCACGTAGCCGGTGATGCGGGCGCCCGCGCCGGCGTTCGTCCAGAGGTTCTTGGGGCGGCGGCTCTCGTTGCGCTCGATCACCGCGTTGGCGGCGGAGAGGATGGTCTGCGTGGAGCGGTAGTTCTGCTCCAGCAGGATCGTCGTCGCGTCCGGGTAGTCCTCCTCGAACTGGAGGATGTTGCGGATGGTGGCGCCGCGGAAGGCGTAGATCGACTGGTCGGCGTCGCCGACGACGCACAGCTCGGCCGGCGGGTGCTCCACCGCGCCGGAGGGGCCGACCAGTTCGCGCACGAGGGTGTACTGGGCGTGGTTCGTGTCCTGGTACTCGTCGACGAGGACGTGGCGGAAGCGGCGGCGGTAGTGCTCGGCGACGTCCGGGAACGCCTGGAGCAGGTGGACCGTCGTCATGATGATGTCGTCGAAGTCCAGGGCGTTGGCCTCGCGGAGCCGCGCCTGGTACATGCGGTACGCCTCGGCGAGGGTCTTCTCGAAGCCGTCCACGGCCTGGTCGGCGAAGGCCTCCTCGTCGACGAGCTCGTTCTTGAGGTTGGAGATCTTGGCGCTGAAGGACTTCGGCGGGTACCGCTTCGGGTCGAGGTCCAGGTCGCGGCAGACCAGGGCCATGAGGCGCTTGGAGTCGGCGGCGTCGTAGATCGAGAAGGACGAGGTGAAGCCGAGCCTCTTGGACTCGCGGCGCAGGATGCGGACGCACGCGCTGTGGAAGGTCATCACCCACATCGCGTGGGCGCGCGGGCCGACGAGCTGCTCGACGCGCTCGCGCATCTCGCCGGCGGCCTTGTTGGTGAAGGTGATGGCCAGTATCTGCCCGGGGTGGACGTCCCGGGCGGCGAGGAGGTGGGCGATGCGGTGCGTGAGGACGCGGGTCTTCCCGGAGCCCGCGCCGGCGACGATGAGCAGCGGCGATCCCGTGTGGACGACGGCGGCGCGCTGCTGTTCGTTCAGCCCCTCCAGCAGTGCCTTCGGGGCGACGACCGGGCGCGGGGAGCCGTCCCGGTAGTACGGGTCGCGGGCCGGGAGCACGTCGAACTTCCCCTCGAAGAGGTCGTGCGGGACCTCCTCCTCGGCCGGGGGGGCCTCGGAGTCCTCGGGCGGCGGGGGCTCCTCCGCGGGCTGGTCGCGGAGGTCCGCCAGGAAGCTGTCGTCAAAAAGGCTGCTCATCGCCTACCGAGTCTAGGCGGCCCCGCCGACAGTCCGGAGCCGGAACCGGGCTCCCCGCCCGCGGCGGTACGGCGGCGTCCGTGCGGGGAGGGGACGCGCGGGGCGGGCGGGGCGGTGCGGCCGGTCAGATCCAGAGGGTGGCGATGAAGACGTTCGCCGTGGTCAGGGCGCCGACCGCCGCGAAGGGGCCCTTGCCGGCGCGCTCGTCGTCCCGCTTCACGTAGACCAGGCCCAGGACGGCCACCAGTAGCGCCAGCTTGACGCCGATCTTGACGTGGTCGACGGCGGAGCCCTGGGCCTCGTTGAGCCCGACCAGGACCATGCCGGTCACGAGCATGGTCAGGGCGCCGTGCAGCATTCCCGGCACCATGCGGGCGGTACCCGCGCCCATCGCCTTCACCTGGGTCAGGAAGCCTCCGAGGAGGGCGGCGATGCCGATGACGTGCAGGGCGACGAAGACGTTGATGAGGACGTTCATGGGGCGGAGCCTAGTCCCGCCCCTACCACCGGCCTTCGGCCAGGTCCACCTCCTTCGCCACAACGGTCACGGCAGATACGGAATGCACGCTTCCGACCGCTGCGGTCCGACCGGAACCGCACCGGAACCTCCAGCCGCGGTCAATACCGGTCGCCGCGTCGCGCCGGCCGGGCCCCGCACCTACCGTCCTCCCCCAAGCGGGCCGGCCCTTCCCGGCACAGCCCCGCGGCACGGCACGGCATCGAAGGGAAGTGAGCGCCCCCGTGGCAGCGCATCGGAAACCCAGGCAACGCGCGTTCGGCGGACGGGCCGGCCGCAGGGCCGCCACCCTGGCCCTGGCCGGAGCCGCGACCGCCACCGCCGTCGAGGGCCCCGCGCACGCCGAGCCGCGCCCCACCGCCGCCCAGGTCAAGGCCCGGGTCGACCGGCTCCACCGCGAGGCGGAGGCCGCGGTGGAGGAGTACAACGGCGCCAAGGAGAAGGCCGACGCGGCACGGGACCGGCTCGACGCCCTCCGCGACGAGGCCGCCCGGCGCACCGAGCACCTCAACGCCGCCCGCAACGCACTGGGCGCCGCCGCCGCGGCACAGTACCGGGCCGGCGGCCTGGGGCCCGTCTTCCGGCTGGTGCTCTCCTCCGACCCCGACCGGTACCTGCGGGGCGCCGCCCTCGCCGAGCGGGTCGCCGACCGGCAGGCCGACGCGGTGGCGTCCCTGCGCGGCCGGATCGCCGGGCTCGAACGGCTGCGGAAGGAGGGAGAGGGGTGCGCCCGCGAGTTGCGGGCCCACCAGGCGGAACTGGAGCGGCGGAAGACCGCCGTGCAGAACCGGCTCACCGCCGCCCGCGGGCTCCTGGCCCGCCTCACCGCCGCCGAACGCGCCGCGTACGAGGCCGCCGTGGGCGCGGGGGCCCCCGGCCGCACCGGCGACGGCGCCCGCACGGCACCGGCGGCCGGCGGGGTCCGGGCGCCGAACCCGCGTGCCGCGCGGGCCGTCTCGTACGCGTACGGGGCGATCGGCAAGCCGTACCTGTGGGGTGCGACCGGCCCGTCCGGGTACGACTGCTCGGGGCTGGTGCAGGCGGCGTGGCGGGCGGCCGGAGTGGCGCTGCCCCGGACGACGTACTCGCAGATCGACGCCGGGCAGCGGGTCCCGCGCTCCCAGCTCGCCCCGGGTGACCTGGTCTTCTTCTATCCGGGGATCAGCCATGTCGGGATCTACGTCGGCGGCGGGAGGATGATCCACGCGCCGCGCGCGGGCTCGACGGTACGGGTCGCGCCGATCGACGAGATGCCCTGGGCGGGTGCCGTCCGCGTCGGCTGACCCGCCGCCCACCGCGGCCCACCGGTCGCGCAGCCCTGTCCGCTCCCCCGGTCGCGCAGCCCTGTCCGCTCCCCCGGTCGCCCCGCCGGCGGGGGAACACCGCCGGACCCTCCCTCGCCCGCACCGACGCGCGGTGCCCACCGGGGACACGGTGTGCCGGAGCGTGTCGGGGTGCGGGCGGGCACCCGGGAGTACCGGGGGTGTTCCGCGGGTGCCGCGGGCTCGCGTGGCGCGCCCCGGAGCGCTGGAATGCGCCGGGGCGTCGGAGTGCGCCGGGGTATCGGGAGAGCCCGGAGGTGCCGAAGGGCCGCTGCGGCACCTTCGGGACGGTGGTTCGGCGGGGCGGGCGCCGGCGGGACGGCCGGTACGTCGGCGCCCGTCCCGCCGGTCACACCAGCCGGCGGGCCGTCGCCCAGCGGGTCAGCTCGTGCCGGTTGGAGAGCTGGAGCTTGCGCAGCACCGCGGAGACGTGCGACTCGACCGTCTTCACCGAGATGAACAACTGCTTCGCGATCTCCTTGTACGCGTAACCGCGCGCGATGAGCCGCAGCACCTCCCGCTCGCGCTGGGTGAGCCGGTCCAGGTCCTCGTCGACGGGCGGCGCGTCCGTCGACGCGAAGGCGTCCAGCACGAAACCGGCCAGGCGCGGCGAGAAGACCGCGTCGCCCTCCTGCACGCGGAAGATCGAATCGATCAGATCCGCACCGGTGATGGTCTTGGTGACGTATCCGCGTGCTCCGCCCCGGATGACGCCGATGACGTCCTCCGCCGCGTCCGACACGGACAGCGCGAGGAACCGCACGGGGTTCTCCGCGGCCGCCGCCAGCGGGGCGCAGCGCCGCAGCACCTCCACCCCGCCGCCGCCCGGCAGGTGCACGTCGAGGAGGACCACCTCGGGGCGGGTGGCGCCGATGACGGTGACCGCCTGCTCCACGTCGGCGGCCTCGCCGACCACCTCCACCCCGGTCTGCTCCGTGCGCCCGATCTCGGCCTGCACCCCGGTGCGGAACATCCGGTGGTCGTCGACGAGCACCACCCGCACCCGGCGCTCCGCCGTCCCCTCGGTCGCCTGTCCGGTCGTCGTCATCCGTCCGCCTCCTCCGCCCTGTCCATCTCCAGCTCGACCTCCGTGCCCTCGCCCGGCGCGGACCGCACGCGTGCGGTGCCGCCGTTGCGCCGCATCCGGCCGACGATCGACTCCCGTACGCCCATCCGGTCCGCGGGGACGGAGTCGGGGTCGAAGCCGGGCCCCCGGTCCCGTACGGACACGAAGACCGTACGGCCCTCGACCTCCGCGTAGACCTGCACGGGGCCGCCCCCGCCACCGTACTTGGCGGCGTTGACCATCGCCTCGCGCGCGGCCTGCATCTGCGCGGCCAGCCGCTCGTCGAGCGGGCAGTCACCGACGACCACGACCTCCAGGGGCACCCCGTGCTTGTCCTCGACCTCGGCGGCGGCCCTGCGGACGGCGTCGGCGAGCGTCTCCGGCTCCTCCGCCTCGTCCCTGCCGGTCCCCTCGGGCCGGTACAGCCAGTTCCGCAACTCCCGCTCCTGGGCCCGGGCGAGGCGGCGCACCTCGGCGGCGTCCCCGGCGCTGCGCTGTATCAGCGTCAGGGTGTGCAGCACCGAGTCGTGGACGTGCGCGGCGACCTCGGCGCGCTCCTGGGCCCGGATGCGCATGGTGCGCTCCTCGGTCAGGTCCTGCGACATCCGCACGAGCCAGGGCCCGGCGAGCAGCGCCATGCCGGCCAGTACCGCTATCGCCGCCGTCAGCGCCGTGCCCAGCTGCGCGGCCGATCCGCGCACCACCAGGAAGACCGTGAGGCCCATGCCGACGAGCGACACGCCGGCCAGGCCGCGGACCAGCTGGAACAGCCGCCTGCGGTGGCCCGACTCGGTCCACCGGGCGCGGCGCGCGTTGTCCGCCTGCCGCCACACCAGCACGACGCCGACGCCGACCAGGAGGGCCGGCCACACGTACCGGTTCGCCTCGCCCCCCAGGTCGACCGTACCGACGAACACGGTCGCGCCGACCAGCAGCGCGACCAGTGCGACGACCTGTCCCCGGTCGGGCTTGCGCAAGCGGCGCCGGCCGTCGGGCGTCGCCTCGAACAGGGTGCGCGGCCCGCCGGAGCGGCCGCCCACCCCGAGCGGCACGGCGATCCAGAACGCCGCGTACAGCAGGACGCCGAGCGGGCCGTCCGCGAGGAGCAGGCCGAGGAACGCGAGCCGCACCCACACCACCGGCACTCCCAGGTGACCGGCCAGTCCGCGCGCGACACCACCGAGCATCCGCCCGTCGGCGCTGCGGTAGAGCCTGCGCACGGGCGGATCGTCGGTCGTCTCGGGCATCTGGGCGGTGACGGACATGGAGCGATCGTCACACGTCACGTCCGCCGGGACATCAGGGTCGGCCCTGAACCGGACCCTGAGAACGGGTCCGGTCGCGCCCGGGGCGCCCCTGACGGTCCTGCGGCCCCTGGGGGCGCGGGAGGCGGAATATCAGGGACCGGCCAGGGTCGTGGCGGGTGCCGTCTCGGGTGGCGGCCGGTCACCATGGTCGTATGACAAGCGCGACGCCCACCCCGTCGGAGGCGCCCGGAGCCCCGCCGCGCCCACCGCTGCGCCGCACACCGCGGCAGAAGGCGGTGGCCGGGGTGTGCGGGGGCCTGGGACGGTACTTCGACCTCGACCCGGTGGTGTTCCGGGTCGTGACGGGAGTGCTCGCCGCGGCCGGCGGCACCGGCCTGATCTTCTACGGCCTCGCCTGGTTGTGCGTCACCGCGGACGGCGAGGACGAGAACGAGGCGCGGCGGCTGCTGACCGGCCGAGTCGAGGGCGCGTCCCTCATCGCCGTCCTGACGGCGATGGTCGGCTGCGGGCTGTTCCTGTCGATGGTGGGCGGCAACGGCGGGACGATCGGCTTCGCGCTCCTGCTGGTCTGCGCGGTCGGCGGCGCGGCCGTCTGGTCCCGGCGCCGCCGGCTCGCCGGCGGCGGGGAGTCGGCCGCCGCGCCGCACCCGGCGGGCCCCGACGCCCCGCCGGAGACGAAGGCGCCGCCCCTGATGGTGGCCCCGTCGTGGTGGCGCGATCCGATCGTCAAGGACGGCTCGACCGGCCCCGTGCCGGTCGGCTACCTGTGGGGACCGGCCGACGGCCCGCACGCCGGCCTGCGGGAGGACCCGCACCGGGCCTGGGGTGCGCTCCCGGACGCGCCGCGGCGGGCGGTGGCCGCACCGCGCGAACCCCGCTCCGTCGGCGGGCTCGTCCTGCTCCTCGCCGCGGCGGCCGGGTACGCGGGCACCGCGGCCACCTGGGACGGGCCACTCGGCGTGAGCCTCCAGTTCGGGCTCGGAGCCGCGCTCGCCGTGTTCGCCTCGGGCCTGATCATCAGTTCGTTCCTGGGCCGTACCGGCTTCGGCACGCTCCTCATGACGGTCGTGACGGCGCTGCTGCTGGCGGGTGCCTCGGCGGTGCCCCCGCAGATCGGCACGGCGTGGACGCGCGCCCAGTGGGCCCCCGCGTCGCTCGCGGACCTGCGGCCCCGCTACACCCTCGGCACGGGGGTCGGGGCACTCGACCTCTCCGCGCTGGAGGTGCCGCGCGGCCGGACGGTGGAGGTGGCCGCCGAGGCGGGGGCGGGGCGCCTGGCCGTCACCGTGCCCGCCGGCGTGACCGTGCGGGTCCGCGCCCGGGCGGGCGTGGGGGAGATACGGCTGCCCGGCCCGGCAGCCGACCGGCCGGCGCAGCCGCCCGGCGGCCCGGGGGTGGCGGCGGACCGGGACGTCACCCGTACCGTCCCCCCGCCCCCGGGCGTCGCTCCGGGCGGCACCCTGGAGCTGGACCTGCGGATCGCCGTCGGCCGGGTGGAGGTGGCCCGTGCTGCGTCATGAGTTCCACCCCGGCCGGCTGGTCGCCGGCGTGACGGGGCTCGGTGTCGCCGCCGTGTACGGGGGCGACGCGGCGGGCTCCTGGCAGGTCCCCTGGTACGCGGGGCTCCCCCTCCTGGCCTGCGGCCTGGTGCTGGCGGCGGTGGCGTCCCGGATCGGCTACCGGGTACGGCGGCGGCGCGCCGAGAGGACCACGGAACCGGAAGGCACGTCCGCCCCGTCCGGTACGAACGGCGGTCACGCCGCCGGGTAGGGGACCCGGCGCGGACGAGCTGTCCCACCGGCCCCCGCCCTTAGANNNNNNNNNNNNNNNNNNNNNATGATCCGACGTCATCCTCGATATAACCTTCAGAGGTCTANNNCNANGNAGGGTCGTCAGAAGNGTNNANNNGNNNGNCNCCCNNCNCCCGTGACCGGAACCGTCTCCGCCTCCCTCGGCCGGCGTCCGCGCACCGGCCGAAGACGGCCGGAGCCGTCCGACGCGCCCTTCCGGGCGGTACCACCCGGAACTACCATGCCCGACCGTGATCGTTCGCAGGGAAGACGGATACGAGATCGACACCGCTCCGGACCGCCTCGACATCGGCCTGGTGCACCACTGGCTGTCGACCGACGCGTTCTGGGCGCTGGGCCGCAGCCGCGAGACGGTGGAGCAGTCCGTCCGCGCGTCCCTCAACTTCGGCGTCTACCACCCGGACGGACCCCAGGTCGCCTACGCCCGCGTCGTCACCGACCTCGCGACCTTCGCCTGGCTGTGCGACGTCTACGTCGCCCCCGCACACCGCGGGGCGGGGATCGGGACCTGGCTGGCCGGCGCGGTCCGCGACCACCTGGCCCCCTACCGGCTCAAGCGGGTGATCCTGTCCACCCTCGACGCGCACGAGGTCTACGAGAGGGTCGGCTTCGTCCCCTTCCCGGAACCCCACAAGTTGATGATGCTGAAGCCCGAGCAGTGAGCCCCCTCCGCCCGGCCCGGCACGAAAGGCCCGACCCGTCTGCCCGGGGTCCGGGGGCACGGACCGCCTAGCGCCGTCACCGAGGGTGGACGATGCCGACGGAGGACGATGCCGGCGGAGGACGGTGCCGGCGGAGGACGGACCCGGTAGGACCGGTGGGGAACGACCCCGGTGGAACGCCCCCGGGAAGCGGCGGAGCCGCCGTCCACCGCGGTGGACGGCGGCTCCGCGGGCCGCGTCGGGTCACTCCGGCGCCCCCGGACGGTCCGGGGACGGCGGGGTCACTCCCACTCGATGGTGCCCGGGGGCTTGCTGGTGACGTCGAGGACGACGCGGTTGACGTCCTTCACCTCGTTGGTGATCCGCGTCGAGATGCGCGCCAGCACGTCGTACGGCATGCGCGTCCAGTCCGCCGTCATGGCGTCCTCGGACGACACCGGGCGCAGCACGATCGGGTGGCCGTAGGTGCGGCCGTCGCCCTGGACGCCCACCGACCGCACGTCGGCGAGCAGCACGACCGGGCACTGCCAGATCTCGCGGTCCAGACCGGCCGCCGTCAGCTCCTCGCGGGCGATGGCGTCGGCGTGGCGCAGCAGGTCCAGGCGCTCCCTGGTGACCTCGCCGACGATCCGGATGCCGAGGCCGGGGCCGGGGAACGGCTGCCGCTGGACGATCTCCTCCGGCAGGCCGAGCTCCTGGCCGACCATGCGGACCTCGTCCTTGAACAGCTTCCGCAGCGGTTCGATCAGCTTGAACTCGAGGTCCTCGGGGAGGCCGCCGACGTTGTGGTGGGACTTGATGTTGGCCGCGCCCGTACCGCCACCGGACTCCACCACGTCCGGGTAGAGCGTGCCCTGCACCAGGAACTCGACGGGCTGGTCGCCCGAGGCCTCCGCGATGATCTCGGCCTGCGCCTGCTCGAAGACGCGGATGAACTCACGGCCGATGATCTTGCGCTTCTCCTCGGGGTCGGTGACCCCGGCGAGCGCGTTCAGGAACCGCTCCTGCGCGTCGACGACCTTCAGCTCGACGCCGGTCGCGGCGACGAAGTCCTTCTCGACCTGCTCGGTCTCGCCCTGGCGCATCAGGCCGTGGTCGACGTACACGCAGGTCAGCTGGGAGCCGATGGCCCGCTGGACGAGCGCGGCGGCCACGGCGGAGTCGACGCCGCCGGACAGGCCGCAGATGGCCCGCTTGTCCCCGACCTGCTCGCGGATGGCCGCGACCTGCTCCTCGATGACGTTCCCGGTCGTCCAGGAGGGCTCGATGCCGGCGCCGCGGTAGAGGAAGTGCTCCAGGATCTGCTGGCCGTGCGTGGAGTGCATCACCTCGGGGTGGTACTGCACGCCGTACAGCTTCTTCTCGTCGTTCTCGAAGGCGGCGACCGGTACGACGTCCGTGGACGCGGTGACGGTGAAGCCCTCGGGGGCGGCGGAGCAGGCGTCGCCGTGCGACATCCACACCGACTGCTCGTCCGGGGTGCCCTCGAACAGGGTCGATCCGCTCCTGCTGACGTGCAGCGGCGTACGGCCGTACTCGCGGGCGCCGGTGTTGTCGACCGTGCCGCCGAGGGTCGTCGCCATCAGCTGGAAGCCGTAGCACATGCCGAAGACGGGGACGCCGGCCTCGAAGATCTCGCGGTCGAGGCGGGGGGCGCCCTCCTCGTACACGGAGGAGGGGCCGCCGGAGAGGATGATCGCCCGCGGGTTCCTCGCGAGCATCTCGGCCACCGGCATGGTCGAGGGGACGATCTCGCTGTAGACCCGGGCCTCACGGACCCGGCGGGCGATGAGCTGGGCGTACTGCGCACCGAAATCGACAACGAGGACGGTGTCCGGGTTGGCGTCGGGCGAGGTGGCAGCGGGGGTCGCTGATGACACTACGGCGGCCTTCCGGCGGTGGGAGGGGGTCGGTATCAGTCAATTCTACCGGCGTGGCCGACAACCGTTTCGTCTCACCATCCGAACCGGTCGGCGACCGGGCTGGCGGGGCGCCGTCCGCGGGCCCATACTGGCCGCCATGCGCACGCACTCGACCTTCGTCTTTACCTATGGCACCGGCTGGTCCGGCTGCCGTGGTCGTGCTGCTTGAGCATCTGCTGACAAGCGACTTCCCAGGCGCCCCGGGCTGGCAAGGCCCGGGGCGCCTGCCGTTCCCACCGGGCCGTACCGCCGCCCCGGGGCTCCGCGAGAGACCAGGAGCCCCACCGATGACCACTGCGAACACCCCCGCCCGCACCGCCGCCAGGGCCGCCGCCAGGGCCGCCGGGGCCGCCACCGAGACCACCGGGGCGCGCACGGACGAGGCCGCGGAACTGATCACCGGCGCCCGTGAGCGCATCGACGCCCTCGACGACCGGATCATCGGCCTCATCCAGGAGCGCATGGCCGTCTCGGCCGTGATCCAGGAGGCCCGCATCGGCTCCGGCGGCCGGCGGGTGAACCTGGCGCGCGAGATGGAGGTGCTGGCCCACTACCGGGACGCCCTGGGCAAGCCGGGCACGGCGCTGGCCATGACGGTGCTGGAGCTGTGCCGGGGCCGCGTCTGACACGGGGCGCGTCCGGGGGGCGGAAACGACCGGAGTGCGTCACCTCCGTGGGCGGGCACCTGCCGGGCCGGGGCACGCCCGGAGGCGGGTGCGGCCGGAGCGGGCCGGACCGGACCCGGGCGCGTCCGGGGCGGGTGCTCCCCGGAGCGGGGTGCGTCCGGGGCGGGATGCGTCCGGGGCGGGATGCGTCCGGGGCCGGGCGCCTCTCACCCGTACGGCTCGTGACCCGGGTCACGCCGGGTCGTTGGTCCTGGTGTCCGCGCCAGCGCGTGACTTCGCCGGTGGGTGTGGCGCATCGCGTGTGCGCCGTGGGACCACGCTCCGGCGTAGGTGACCGGACGGCAGGGGACAGCAGTGCGGTCACCCCGAGGGGCGGCCGGCTCCGGGGACGCCCGGGGCCGGCCGCCTCGTGCGCGTGCCGGGGCGGCCGCGCGCACCGGGCCGGGCGCACGGGCACCGGGCGTACGGGGCCGGGCCGGGGGGCCGGGCGTACGTACGGTGCCGGGCCCCGCGGGTGCCGGGCGCGCCGCCCCGGNGTCCTCGGCCCTTCGGCTTCCCCGCCGTCCTCCGTGCTCGGTACGGGCGGGGGCGGAGGTCCCGGCCCGGCGACGCGCGGGGCGCCGTCCGGGCGCCCCGTGAGCCGGATCGGGCGTGGCGGGCCGGGGTGCACGGCGGATCGCGGTGTACGGCGGTATCGACGTGCCGCGAGTGTGCGAGGCCCGCGCACGTCGTCGCCTCGGGCGGGGCCGTCCGGCGGGTTGCCGCACGGCGCCCCGCTCCCGCGTGGGCGCGCCAGCGGCCTTCTCGTACCGCGTGGGTGTCGGCCCCGGTCGCCGCCCCGGCGGGCGACCTGTGCAGGCGGGGCCCGATCGGCGCCCTGCCACGGAGCGGTGCGCATGTCGTCGCGGTGCCGGGACCGGAGGCCGGGCGGTGCCGCGGTCCCGGCCGGGATGCCGTCGCCGGGGTTTCGGGGTGTGCCGCCGGGCGCCGTCAGCGGCCCGTGGTGAACAGGCCGTCGAGTTCCGGGTAGTCGAGGGAGTCCCGGAGGGAGTCGTAGCCGCCGGCGCCGTGCAGTTCGAGCGCGGCGCGCCGTACCGCGGCGTAGGCGGCCTGTGCCACGCCCGAGCCGAGGCTGACACGGGCCACGCCCAGGGCGCCCAGTTCGTCCACCGGCGGCGCGCCCGGGCCGGCCATGATGTTGAGGGGGACGGTGAGGCCCTCGGCCAGCTCCCGGATGACGTCGGGGTCGGTGACGCCGGGGACGAAGATCCCGTCCGCGCCGGCGCCGGCGTAGGAGCGCGCCCGCTCCAGCGTGTCCCGGAGCCTGGTGGCGGGGTCTCCCAGTCCGAGCAGGTAGGTGTCGACGCGGGCGTTGACGAACACGTCGGCGCCGGCCTTCCGCGCCGCGCTCCGGGCGGCGGCGAGCCGCTCGGCGAGGGCGTCCGGCGGGCGGGTGCCGTCCTCGATGTTGACGCCCACCGCGCCCGCCTCCAGCATCCTGGCGACGGTCTCCCCGACATCCGCCGGGTACTGCCCGTAGCCGCCCTCGATGTCGACGGTCACCGGGACGGCGACCGCCGCCGCGATGCGGGCGACGACGTCCTGGACCAGGTCCGGGCAGACGCGGTCCCCGTCGGGGGCGCCGAGTGCCCAGGCGAGGCCGGCGCTGGTGGTGGCGATCGCGGGCGCGCCCGCGGCCTCCACGACGCGGGCGCTCGCGACGTCCCAGACGTTGGCGAGCGCGAGGGGGCGGGCCGGGGTGTGGAGCGAACGGAAGGCTGAGGACTTCTCGGCGTGGGACATGCTCCTCAGACAACCAGCGGGCCGGATCGCCGTCCGGCGGAAAACCGACATGGACGTGCGCCCCGGCGGGGCCGCCCCAGTACGTGCTCGCACGGCTCGATGTCCGCCCCTGGACGTGCGCCCCGGCGGGGCCGCCCCAGTACGTGCTCGCACGGCTCGACGTCCGCCGATGGGCGTGGGCTCGGGTGGGGCCCGCCCGGGCGGCGACCGGGGGCCTCGGCAGGAGCTCTGGGCGTGCGCCCGCGCGGGGCCGCCGGAGAGTGGACCCGCGAGTAGGTTCATTCCGCTCCTGGGCGTGCGCCCGCGCGGGGCCGCCCCTTCCGTGCGGTCCGGGGAACCGGGCCCGCGCCCGTGCCCGGTCGGCCCGTACGGGACACCGCGCCGCACCCGCACCCGCACCCGGCCGCCCCGGGGCCCGTGTCCGGCTCCGGGGCCGCGACCGGGAGGCGTCCCGTC
It includes:
- a CDS encoding GNAT family N-acetyltransferase gives rise to the protein MIVRREDGYEIDTAPDRLDIGLVHHWLSTDAFWALGRSRETVEQSVRASLNFGVYHPDGPQVAYARVVTDLATFAWLCDVYVAPAHRGAGIGTWLAGAVRDHLAPYRLKRVILSTLDAHEVYERVGFVPFPEPHKLMMLKPEQ
- the guaA gene encoding glutamine-hydrolyzing GMP synthase, producing MSSATPAATSPDANPDTVLVVDFGAQYAQLIARRVREARVYSEIVPSTMPVAEMLARNPRAIILSGGPSSVYEEGAPRLDREIFEAGVPVFGMCYGFQLMATTLGGTVDNTGAREYGRTPLHVSRSGSTLFEGTPDEQSVWMSHGDACSAAPEGFTVTASTDVVPVAAFENDEKKLYGVQYHPEVMHSTHGQQILEHFLYRGAGIEPSWTTGNVIEEQVAAIREQVGDKRAICGLSGGVDSAVAAALVQRAIGSQLTCVYVDHGLMRQGETEQVEKDFVAATGVELKVVDAQERFLNALAGVTDPEEKRKIIGREFIRVFEQAQAEIIAEASGDQPVEFLVQGTLYPDVVESGGGTGAANIKSHHNVGGLPEDLEFKLIEPLRKLFKDEVRMVGQELGLPEEIVQRQPFPGPGLGIRIVGEVTRERLDLLRHADAIAREELTAAGLDREIWQCPVVLLADVRSVGVQGDGRTYGHPIVLRPVSSEDAMTADWTRMPYDVLARISTRITNEVKDVNRVVLDVTSKPPGTIEWE
- a CDS encoding chorismate mutase, with protein sequence MTTANTPARTAARAAARAAGAATETTGARTDEAAELITGARERIDALDDRIIGLIQERMAVSAVIQEARIGSGGRRVNLAREMEVLAHYRDALGKPGTALAMTVLELCRGRV
- a CDS encoding isocitrate lyase/PEP mutase family protein; the protein is MSHAEKSSAFRSLHTPARPLALANVWDVASARVVEAAGAPAIATTSAGLAWALGAPDGDRVCPDLVQDVVARIAAAVAVPVTVDIEGGYGQYPADVGETVARMLEAGAVGVNIEDGTRPPDALAERLAAARSAARKAGADVFVNARVDTYLLGLGDPATRLRDTLERARSYAGAGADGIFVPGVTDPDVIRELAEGLTVPLNIMAGPGAPPVDELGALGVARVSLGSGVAQAAYAAVRRAALELHGAGGYDSLRDSLDYPELDGLFTTGR